The segment GAGGCCCCTGAAGAGCCGTTCAAGACCAGGACGTTGATAGGTCGGGTGTGTAAGCGCTGCGAGGCGTTGAGCTAACCGATACTAATTGCTCGTGCGGCTTGACTATATAACACCCAAGACAATTGCGGATATCGCAACGAAAGAATCGAAATCACGGCCTTGAAAAGCCAGTGTTCTGTCTCATCCCCCAGTGATCAACCGTTTTGTCTGACGACTATAGCGGCTTGGAACCACCTGATCCCATCCCGAACTCAGAAGTGAAACAGGCCTGCGCCGATGGTAGTGTGGCATTGCCCATGTGAGAGTAGGTCATCGTCAGACTCTTAATACCGAAAACCCCCAGCGGAGTACCGTTGGGGGTTTTTTTATGCCTTAAAATTGCCTCAGCATGTAGGGGAGCACTGCAGTCATCGTCGACTCTGTTATGGCAGCCAGATTTCAAAAACACCGCCACCAAGATGCCCGCCATTGCGAAGCTTGATGTAGCCAGTCCGTTCTCCCTCGCTGTGAAGATCTGCTACCGCAGAAACAAAGAACAGGCCAAGGCTTGTGCTACCGGTGTTGAAATTCAAGGATTTGAAACTCAGCGTTCCTGTATGCTGCATACTCTCCGGGTACCCCTCGCCATCATCTTCCACCCCGATAACAAGATAACCATCATGCTCATAGGCTGTTAGCCTGATTCTGCTCTTGGTATAGCGGATCGCATTGTTGATCGTGTTGTTCAGAGCGCCGGTAAGCAGATCAGCATCAAAAAAACCGTTTATGGCTTCGGCATCAATGGAGCACTCGATACCCAGTCCTTTCAAGAGTGGTGTGTGCCTGGCAAGATGCTCAGACAGAAAGTCAGGAATAAAGTGCTCTTCAATGTGCGCAGAAAGA is part of the Marinobacter antarcticus genome and harbors:
- a CDS encoding sensor histidine kinase, producing the protein MKNRNIDFSMVLALAVHDMKNSLGMLLNSLDELRAENEDKLNDSSKFNTLQYEAERIHNDLVQLLGIYRLGENNLSAHIEEHFIPDFLSEHLARHTPLLKGLGIECSIDAEAINGFFDADLLTGALNNTINNAIRYTKSRIRLTAYEHDGYLVIGVEDDGEGYPESMQHTGTLSFKSLNFNTGSTSLGLFFVSAVADLHSEGERTGYIKLRNGGHLGGGVFEIWLP